A region from the Antennarius striatus isolate MH-2024 chromosome 24, ASM4005453v1, whole genome shotgun sequence genome encodes:
- the mpp4b gene encoding MAGUK p55 subfamily member 4 isoform X1, with protein MDTFSCTGIGAGGSGLNRVASPQTETKSSSQQWFGGRGPMTMRQAVEAQVLNPHYELGEHGMRQILTDVIEEVRQSVNQDIDGAEILHSLLNAPWLQSLLKVYACLQKYTKDSPAPALDCASELSFQLLVDIRSLPGCSDEVKELYRLLRQPQLQALLSAHDTVAQKDYEPVLPPMPEELPDDEEATRIVCLVKNKQPLGATIKRNEITGEIFVARVIHGGLADRSGLLHAGDRIVEVNGFPVDGMEPEQVIQVVQVRSQGTIMFKVVPITERPVHNQTMLYVRAMADYSPQQDMTIPCADAGISFRKGDILEIVDQTDALWWQAKKLPSDTSCAGLIPSTNLLRRKQREFWWSQPYQPHACIQTLSTVEEEEDLAAIDEKCVEADEEAFESEELREDEDDFSRNTAGIYLAGFRRSLRLCRRRSHSTTQLSCHARCPSSCPSACDSPYEEVVRYHRHPEDPHRLIALLGPSGVGVNELRRRLIEMNPTIFQGAISHTTRPPKAYEESGREYYFTSREVFDNMMYNNRFVEYGEYKGNLYGTSIDSVRDVLNSGKICVIDIQPNAIQGVRTHELKAYIIYVKPPPLDRLKETRQDSYITTNYYVNRPFKDDDFQEMEESARKMESLYWQFFDHMIVNDELQDSCIQLLTSVRKAQDEPQWVPASWIRPTQES; from the exons ATGGATACATTTTCCTGCACCGGTATTGGTGCAGGAGGTAGTGGATTAAACCGTGTGGCATCCCCACAGACTGAGACCAAG AGCAGCAGCCAGCAGTGGTTTGGGGGTCGGGGTCCGATGACCATGAGGCAGGCGGTGGAGGCTCAGGTGCTCAACCCCCATTATGAACTGGGAGAACACG GCATGCGTCAGATCCTGACAGATGTGATCGAGGAGGTGAGACAGTCAGTGAACCAGGACATCGACGGAGCCGAGATCCTCCACAGTTTGCTGAATGCTCCCTGGTTGCAGTCGCTGCTCAAG GTTTATGCATGTCTCCAGAAGTACACAAAAGACTCCCCAGCTCCGGCCCTGGACTGTGCTTCAGAACTTTCTTTTCAG CTGCTGGTCGACATCAGATCGTTGCCGGGCTGTTCTGACGAGGTGAAAGAGCTCTACCGTCTCTTGAGGCAGCCACAGCTGCAG GCTCTTCTCTCAGCTCATGATACGGTGGCCCAGAAGGACTACGAGCCGGTGCTGCCACCGATGCCAGAGGAGCTGCCGGATGATGAGGAGGCCACCAGGATTGTGTGCCTGGTGAAGAACAAACAACCTCTG GGAGCAACTATAAAGAGAAACGAGATCACAGGAGAGATCTTTGTTGCCCGGGTGATTCATGGCGGACTGGCTGACCGGAGTG gTCTTCTACATGCGGGCGACAGAATCGTAGAGGTGAATGGTTTTCCTGTGGATGGGATGGAACCTGAGCAGGTTATACAAGTTGTG caaGTGAGGTCACAAGGCACGATCATGTTTAAGGTCGTTCCCATCACAGAGAGGCCAGTCCACAACCAGACCATG CTGTACGTGCGGGCCATGGCAGACTACAGTCCTCAGCAGGACATGACCATCCCTTGCGCTGACGCAGGTATAAGCTTTAGGAAGGGGGACATCCTGGAGATCGTGGACCAGACAGACGCCCTCTGGTGGCAGGCCAAGAAGCTGCCCAGCGACACATCCTGCGCCGGCCTCATCCCCTCCACCAACCTGCTGAGAAG gaagcagagggAGTTCTGGTGGTCTCAGCCTTATCAGCCACATGCCTGCATACAGACCT TGAGCACCGTAGAGGAAG AGGAAGACTTGGCAGCCATAGACGAGAAATGTGTTGAAGCAG ATGAAGAGGCTTTTGAATCTG AGGAGCTCAGAGAAG ACGAGGATGACTTCAGTCGCAACACTGCAGGAATCTATTTAG CGGGCTTCAGGCGTAGCTTGCGTCTGTGTCGACGGCGGTCTCACAGCACCACCCAGCTGTCCTGCCACGCCCGCTGCCCCAGCAGCTGCCCCAGCGCCTGCGACAGCCCCTACGAGGAGGTGGTGCGATACCACCGCCACCCGGAGGACCCTCACCGCCTCATCGCCCTCTTGG GTCCgtctggggtgggggtgaatGAACTTAGGAGGCGCTTGATCGAAATGAACCCCACCATCTTCCAAGGAGCCATATCTC ACACAACAAGACCACCGAAAGCATACGAGGAGTCTGGAAGAGAATACTACTTCACCAGCCGGGAAGTCTTTGACAACATGATGTATAACAACAG GTTTGTGGAGTACGGGGAGTACAAAGGGAATCTTTACGGCACCAGCATAGACTCTGTGAGGGACGTGTTAAACAGCGGGAAGATCTGTGTCATCGACATCCAaccaaat GCTATTCAGGGAGTGAGAACTCATGAGCTGAAAGCCTACATCATCTACGTGAAGCCTCCACCACTAGACCGCCTCAAGGAGACCAGACAAGACTCGTACATCACCACTAACTACTATGTGAACCGACCGTTCAAA GATGATGACTTCCAAGAGATGGAAGAATCAGCTCGAAAGATGGAGTCCCTCTACTGGCAGTTCTTTGACCACATGATTGTCAACGATGAGCTGCAGGACTCTTGTATCCAGCTGCTGACATCTGTGAGGAAGGCGCAGGATGAGCCACAATGGGTGCCAGCCAGCTGGATACGACCCACTCAGGAGTCGTAA
- the mpp4b gene encoding MAGUK p55 subfamily member 4 isoform X2 has product MTMRQAVEAQVLNPHYELGEHGMRQILTDVIEEVRQSVNQDIDGAEILHSLLNAPWLQSLLKVYACLQKYTKDSPAPALDCASELSFQLLVDIRSLPGCSDEVKELYRLLRQPQLQALLSAHDTVAQKDYEPVLPPMPEELPDDEEATRIVCLVKNKQPLGATIKRNEITGEIFVARVIHGGLADRSGLLHAGDRIVEVNGFPVDGMEPEQVIQVVQVRSQGTIMFKVVPITERPVHNQTMLYVRAMADYSPQQDMTIPCADAGISFRKGDILEIVDQTDALWWQAKKLPSDTSCAGLIPSTNLLRRKQREFWWSQPYQPHACIQTLSTVEEEEDLAAIDEKCVEADEEAFESEELREDEDDFSRNTAGIYLAGFRRSLRLCRRRSHSTTQLSCHARCPSSCPSACDSPYEEVVRYHRHPEDPHRLIALLGPSGVGVNELRRRLIEMNPTIFQGAISHTTRPPKAYEESGREYYFTSREVFDNMMYNNRFVEYGEYKGNLYGTSIDSVRDVLNSGKICVIDIQPNAIQGVRTHELKAYIIYVKPPPLDRLKETRQDSYITTNYYVNRPFKDDDFQEMEESARKMESLYWQFFDHMIVNDELQDSCIQLLTSVRKAQDEPQWVPASWIRPTQES; this is encoded by the exons ATGACCATGAGGCAGGCGGTGGAGGCTCAGGTGCTCAACCCCCATTATGAACTGGGAGAACACG GCATGCGTCAGATCCTGACAGATGTGATCGAGGAGGTGAGACAGTCAGTGAACCAGGACATCGACGGAGCCGAGATCCTCCACAGTTTGCTGAATGCTCCCTGGTTGCAGTCGCTGCTCAAG GTTTATGCATGTCTCCAGAAGTACACAAAAGACTCCCCAGCTCCGGCCCTGGACTGTGCTTCAGAACTTTCTTTTCAG CTGCTGGTCGACATCAGATCGTTGCCGGGCTGTTCTGACGAGGTGAAAGAGCTCTACCGTCTCTTGAGGCAGCCACAGCTGCAG GCTCTTCTCTCAGCTCATGATACGGTGGCCCAGAAGGACTACGAGCCGGTGCTGCCACCGATGCCAGAGGAGCTGCCGGATGATGAGGAGGCCACCAGGATTGTGTGCCTGGTGAAGAACAAACAACCTCTG GGAGCAACTATAAAGAGAAACGAGATCACAGGAGAGATCTTTGTTGCCCGGGTGATTCATGGCGGACTGGCTGACCGGAGTG gTCTTCTACATGCGGGCGACAGAATCGTAGAGGTGAATGGTTTTCCTGTGGATGGGATGGAACCTGAGCAGGTTATACAAGTTGTG caaGTGAGGTCACAAGGCACGATCATGTTTAAGGTCGTTCCCATCACAGAGAGGCCAGTCCACAACCAGACCATG CTGTACGTGCGGGCCATGGCAGACTACAGTCCTCAGCAGGACATGACCATCCCTTGCGCTGACGCAGGTATAAGCTTTAGGAAGGGGGACATCCTGGAGATCGTGGACCAGACAGACGCCCTCTGGTGGCAGGCCAAGAAGCTGCCCAGCGACACATCCTGCGCCGGCCTCATCCCCTCCACCAACCTGCTGAGAAG gaagcagagggAGTTCTGGTGGTCTCAGCCTTATCAGCCACATGCCTGCATACAGACCT TGAGCACCGTAGAGGAAG AGGAAGACTTGGCAGCCATAGACGAGAAATGTGTTGAAGCAG ATGAAGAGGCTTTTGAATCTG AGGAGCTCAGAGAAG ACGAGGATGACTTCAGTCGCAACACTGCAGGAATCTATTTAG CGGGCTTCAGGCGTAGCTTGCGTCTGTGTCGACGGCGGTCTCACAGCACCACCCAGCTGTCCTGCCACGCCCGCTGCCCCAGCAGCTGCCCCAGCGCCTGCGACAGCCCCTACGAGGAGGTGGTGCGATACCACCGCCACCCGGAGGACCCTCACCGCCTCATCGCCCTCTTGG GTCCgtctggggtgggggtgaatGAACTTAGGAGGCGCTTGATCGAAATGAACCCCACCATCTTCCAAGGAGCCATATCTC ACACAACAAGACCACCGAAAGCATACGAGGAGTCTGGAAGAGAATACTACTTCACCAGCCGGGAAGTCTTTGACAACATGATGTATAACAACAG GTTTGTGGAGTACGGGGAGTACAAAGGGAATCTTTACGGCACCAGCATAGACTCTGTGAGGGACGTGTTAAACAGCGGGAAGATCTGTGTCATCGACATCCAaccaaat GCTATTCAGGGAGTGAGAACTCATGAGCTGAAAGCCTACATCATCTACGTGAAGCCTCCACCACTAGACCGCCTCAAGGAGACCAGACAAGACTCGTACATCACCACTAACTACTATGTGAACCGACCGTTCAAA GATGATGACTTCCAAGAGATGGAAGAATCAGCTCGAAAGATGGAGTCCCTCTACTGGCAGTTCTTTGACCACATGATTGTCAACGATGAGCTGCAGGACTCTTGTATCCAGCTGCTGACATCTGTGAGGAAGGCGCAGGATGAGCCACAATGGGTGCCAGCCAGCTGGATACGACCCACTCAGGAGTCGTAA